The following coding sequences lie in one Clupea harengus chromosome 23, Ch_v2.0.2, whole genome shotgun sequence genomic window:
- the LOC105912894 gene encoding disks large homolog 5-like isoform X2 gives MEPKHKELLDQYHQNLLESITDAERVVEFLAKTGTLTQVERFELENNCSSSSEKVDLLLKMLMSKERDHFQDLCLALEKTHPHLYSTLVVNGGGSMDHSGSTYSVLSTMPSDSESSSSLSSIASSPPPPALQDQRPPGERLEAVLFQLRQVTRQRDELRKRLALASPGTTFDDCRPSVKPGHDYERLKLQCTKAMGDLQSLQNQHTKTLQRCEEAVKEADFYHTLHSRALGEQGQMKEEAEGLRRDYSQLLREHQHLQQACDELRRLRLDDQREVADLRMLHQQVIRENGSSDILNKLYDTAMDKLETARKEYEALRKRYNEKTANHNADLSRLEQAEEEKRHLQKQVDVLLKHRDSAVHYQQQCAASMRRLDVLQQELAATVSRGAELQRELERVQSEATRSRTLQLKAGQEAEKLREERDAVLSEYRLVMSERDQVIKEVDKLQTGLEAAEAKLKNTSSQRRVASEELEALRQELGSALVERDRALCERNDVLEKYCFEVKDKAEAQKELSQVCRDIEAVKEERDVARKERTEAIIQRDQLLREYYQARQKQDAVALDMERANKELEMLRKQCEAMSQELQEAAQEAEVAKCRRDWAFQERDKIVAERESIRTLCDNLRRERDRAVSDLADALRNLDDTRKQKNDAVRELKELKEKMEDQLEKEARFRQLMAHHSHDSAIDTDSLEWETEVVEFEKDRVSDPEEALEDDMDLKALGFDVAEGVNDPYLPGDCGIFVTKVDKGSVAEGRLRVNDWLLKINDVDLANKDRKQVIRAVLSGGGVINMVVRRRKSLGGRILTPVHLNLVGQKDSGIGLEGGVFVASVAPGSPAAKDGSLTIGDRLIAINGIALDNRSLSECESLLRDCRDSLSLSLLKFFPQSLSGQSLFDVARELDKSPSGKLHGSEVLARNCRNLRNNSSTQTDIYSPESPASGEPSPPPYQDVCFQRHQAPHHHHKRPLTFHPASVSAATAAAECVAAETAPEKSHAPQKSNGGTWPRVLAGGPPSPADAGVVPPLSIFRVTAKRRKPIFDADIFKRPDTPTKLDYVSLSKARPQSPRADTPTTPPTPPTRSDSFKYKHKQQSSSASDSTITTGSPPSTPSQCPPAPGPQPDAQGEPRAREDTGRTGPEEQEHKRPRPSSAPAPRRQLTPLKIPIPLQAYSKDERSPDSLGPVDFSPTRPHAHMGFPPPGYHGPLPGQPSPRGLSPCPAVTTVMHNPVYTAWSHWVNTNTNTNTNTNTTNTNTCPPAQHSRTSPQHQGRLSLDLSHKRSSELSDGTRRTPHSTNSLPSSARHGGASNGQYRTERIKIPSTPRYMRSAQGSTQGSDRGSLSHSDCSTTSLITPPLSPLNLETTSFVSSQSQGSISSHARLSVSPASMGDRRKDRPHLEEPRTVTIHKGAEPLGISIVGGENGGIFVSKVTGGSIAYQYQLQFGDQLLEFNGINLRNATEQQARLIIGQQCDTVTILAQYNPHMYQLGHSRSSSRIDPISGHPLSHVSGATPTDDQSTIDTLSEQDEGTMTPPSKQTTPTTSPRGSVRRAFPEPRLVTVRKAQGELGVAICGGNLHGIYVERLEDDSPARAANSLMPGDLILEYSSVSLQGRTAEEAYMEMMKPLETVTLRVQHRLEEFNIRRGSPGDGFYIRALYDRMAEVDEDLSFKKDDILYVDDTLPNGNFGYWMAWQLDENAQRLARGQIPSKYMLEQEFQRRLSVPDGKEEVCSSRSLSAAARRSFFRRKNRHKRSTSREGKEAPAPDAISTDSIPYMEDCVSLAYQRVQKVECISPRPVLMLGPLVEATKDMLVKQADCKFCRCPLEVMKASQQAIERGVKDCLFIDYKRRSGHFDVTTVASIKEVTEKQDCHCLLDIAPHAIERLHSVHIYPIVIFIRYKNAKQIKEQKDPVYLRDKVSQKHSKEHFEVAQKTEQEYSKYFTGVVQAGSLAYICTQIETIVDQEQSKVLWIPD, from the exons GCTCCACTTACAGTGTCCTCTCCACCATGCCCTCGGACTCCGAGAGCAGCAGCTCCCTCAGCAGCatag CCTCCTCCCCGCCCCCGCCGGCGCTCCAGGACCAGCGGCCGCCCGGCGAGCGCTTGGAGGCCGTGCTGTTCCAGCTGCGGCAGGTGACCCGTCAGAGGGACGAGCTCCGAAAGCGCCTGGCCCTCGCCTCGCCCGGTACCACCTTCGATGACTGCAG GCCGAGCGTGAAGCCGGGCCACGACTACGAGCGTCTGAAGCTGCAGTGCACCAAGGCCATGGGCGACCTGCAGTCGCTGCAGAACCAGCACACCAAGACCCTGCAGCGCTGCGAGGAGGCCGTCAAGGAGGCCGACTTCTACCA CACGCTCCACAGCCGTGCCCTGGGGGAGCAGGGGCAGATgaaggaggaggcggaggggcTGCGCAGGGACTACAGCCAGCTGCTGCGCGaacatcagcacctgcagcAGGCCTGCGACGAGCTGCGACGGCTGCGCCTGGACGACCAGAGGGAAGTCGCCGACCTCCGGATGCTCCATCAGCAG GTGATCCGAGAGAACGGCTCGTCGGACATCCTGAACAAACTCTACGACACGGCGATGGACAAGCTGGAGACGGCCCGCAAAGAGTACGAGGCCCTGCGCAAGCGCTACAACGAGAAGACGGCCAATCACAACGCGGACCTGAGCCGGCTGGAgcaggcggaggaggagaagcggCACCTCCAGAAGCAGGTGGACGTGCTGCTCAAGCACCGCGACTCGGCCGTGCACTACCAGCAGCAGTGCGCCGCCAGCATGAGGAG GCTGGACGTGTTGCAGCAGGAGCTGGCGGCGACGGTGTCGCGTGGAGCGGAGCTGCAGCGGGAGCTGGAGCGTGTTCAGTCGGAGGCCACGCGCTCGCGCACGCTGCAGCTGAAGGCGGGCCAGGAGGCGGAGAAGCTGCGCGAGGAACGCGACGCCGTGCTCAGCGAGTACCGGCTGGTGATGAGCGAACGCGACCAGGTCATTAAGGAGGTGGACAAGCTGCAGACGGGCCTGGAGGCGGCCGAGGCCAAGCTGAAGAACACCTCCAGCCAGCGCAGGGTGGCCAGCGAGGAGCTGGAGGCCCTCAGGCAG GAGCTTGGCTCGGCGCTGGTGGAGAGGGACCGGGCGCTGTGTGAGCGGAACGACGTGCTGGAGAAGTACTGCTTCGAGGTGAAGGACAAGGCGGAGGCGCAGAAGGAGCTGAGTCAGGTCTGCCGGGACATTGAGGCCGTGAAGGAGGAGCGCGACGTGGCCCGCAAGGAGCGCACTGAGGCCATCATCCAGAGGGACCAGCTGCTCCGGGAGTACTACCAGGCCAGACAG aagCAGGATGCGGTGGCTCTGGACATGGAGAGGGCCAACAAGGAGCTGGAGATGCTGCGTAAGCAGTGCGAGGCCATGAgccaggagctgcaggaggcGGCGCAGGAGGCCGAGGTGGCCAAGTGCCGCCGAGACTGGGCCTTCCAGGAGCGGGACAAGATCgtggccgagagagagagcatcag GACTCTGTGTGACaacctgaggagagagagggatcggGCCGTGAGTGATCTGGCCGACGCTCTCCGCAACCTTGACGACaccagaaaacagaaaaacgaCGCGGTGCgggagctgaaggagctgaa agagaagatggaggaccagctggagaaggaggcCAGGTTCAGGCAGCTGATGGCCCACCACTCCCACGACTCGGCCATCGACACCGACTCGCTGGAGTGGGAGACCGAGGTGGTGGAGTTTGAGAAGGACAGGGTGAGCGACCCAGAGGAGGCATTGGAG GATGACATGGATCTGAAGGCACTGGGTTTCGATGTGGCTGAGGGCGTAAACGACCCGTATTTACCAGGAGACTGTGGGATTTTTGTGACCAAGGTGGACAAAGGAAGTGTTGCAGAAGGAAGGTTGAG AGTGAATGATTGGTTGTTGAAGATAAATGACGTGGATCTGGCCAATAAGGACAGGAAGCAGGTCATCAGAGCTGTGCTCAGTGGGGGCGGGGTGATCAACATGGTGGTGCGCAGGAGGAAGTCTCTGGGCGGGCGCATCCTCACCCCCGTCCACTTAAACCTCGTGGGCCAGAAAG ACAGTGGCATCGGCCTGGAGGGCGGCGTCTTCGTAGCGTCCGTGGCCCCGGGCAGCCCTGCGGCCAAAGACGGCTCCCTGACCATCGGAGACCGGCTCATCGCT aTAAATGGGATCGCTCTGGATAACAGGTcgctgagtgagtgtgagtcgCTGCTGAGGGACTGTCGTGACTCGCTGAGCCTCTCGCTCCTCAag TTCTTCCCCCAGAGCCTGTCGGGTCAGAGTCTGTTCGATGTGGCCCGGGAGCTGGACAAGAGCCCGAGTGGGAAGCTGCACGGCTCGGAGGTTCTGGCGCGCAACTGCCGGAACCTGCGGAACAACAGCTCCACGCAGACGGACATCTACAGCCCCGAGAGCCCGGCCTCCGGGGAGCCCAGCCCGCCGCCCTACCAGGACGTGTGCTTCCAGCGCCACCaagccccccaccaccaccacaagcGGCCCCTCACGTTCCACCCCGCCTCCGTCTCCGCGGCAACCGCCGCGGCGGAGTGCGTCGCCGCGGAAACGGCTCCGGAGAAGAGCCACGCGCCCCAGAAGAGCAACGGCGGGACGTGGCCCCGGGTGCTGGCGGGAGGCCCCCCCTCTCCAGCGGACGCCGGCGTGgtgccccccctctccatcttccGCGTGACGGCCAAGCGGCGGAAGCCCATCTTCGATGCCGACATCTTCAAGCGGCCCGACACGCCCACCAAGCTGGACTACGTCTCGCTGTCCAAGGCCCGCCCCCAGAGCCCCAGAGCCGACACCCCCACCACGCCCCCGACCCCGCCCACACGCAGCGACTCGTTTAAGTACAAGCACAAGCAGCAAAGCAGCTCCGCCTCGGACTCCACCATCACGACCGGCTCGCcgccctccaccccctcccagTGCCCCCCCGCCCCGGGCCCCCAGCCTGACGCCCAGGGGGAACCCAGGGCCCGGGAGGACACGGGCAGAACCGGCCCCGAGGAGCAGGAGCACAAGAGACCCAGACCCAGCTCTGCGCCCGCACCACGCCGCCAACTCACCCCCCTCAAGATCCCCATACCTCTACag gcctACTCCAAAGATGAGCGTTCTCCAGACTCCCTCGGGCCTGTGGACTTCTCCCCAACTCGACCGCACGCCCACATGGGCTTCCCCCCGCCGGGGTACCACGGCCCTCTGCCAGGAC AGCCCTCCCCCCGTGGACTGTCTCCCTGCCCTGCCGTCACCACGGTGATGCACAACCCGGTGTACACAGCCTGGAGCCACTGggtcaacaccaacaccaacaccaacaccaacaccaacaccaccaacaccaataCCTGCCCGCCCGCACAGCACTCACGCACCAG TCCTCAGCACCAGGGCCGGCTGAGTTTGGACCTCAGTCACAAGCGTTCCAGTGAGCTGAGCGATGGCACCCGACGCACTCCACACAGCACCAATTCACTGCCCTCAAGCGCCAGACACG GTGGAGCGAGCAACGGCCAGTACCGCACTGAGCGAATCAAGATCCCCTCCACGCCAAGATACATGCGCTCCGCACAGGGCTCCACCCAGGGCTCCGACagag GCTCCCTGTCCCATTCGGACTGCAGCACCACCAGTCTCATCACGCCCCCCCTGTCCCCACTCAACCTCGAGACCACCTCCTTCGTCAGCAGCCAATCGCAAGGCTCCATCTCCTCCCACGCCAGGCTGTCAGTCAGCCCTGCATCAATGGGGGACCGGAGAAAAGACAG ACCACATCTGGAGGAGCCTCGCACTGTGACCATACACAAAGGGGCGGAGCCACTGGGCATCTCCATCGTTGGAGGGGAGAACGGTGGCATCTTTGTCTCCAAGGTGACGGGAGGCAGCATCGCATACCAGTACCAGCTGCAGTTTGGGGACCAGCTGCTGGAG tttaATGGTATAAACCTGCGGAACGCCACGGAACAGCAAGCCCGGCTGATCATCGGCCAGCAGTGTGACACCGTCACCATCCTGGCCCAGTACAACCCCCACATGTACCAGCTGGGCCACTCGCGTTCCAG TTCTAGGATTGACCCAATCAGTGGCCACCCTCTGTCGCACGTCAGCGGAGCCACGCCCACCGATGACCAATCCACCATTGACACGCTGAGTGAGCAGGACGAGGGCACCATGACGCCGCCCTCCAAACAGACCACACCCACCACTAGCCCACGTGGCTCGGTCAG GCGGGCGTTCCCTGAGCCGCGGCTGGTGACCGTGCGGAAGGCACAGGGCGAACTGGGCGTGGCCATCTGCGGGGGCAACCTGCACGGCATTTATGTGGAGCGGCTGGAGGACGACAGCCCTGCCAGGGCAGCCAACAGCCTCATGCCTGGGGACCTCATCCTGGAG TACAGCTCGGTGAGCCTGCAGGGCCGCACGGCGGAAGAGGCCTACATGGAGATGATgaagcccctggagacggtgacCCTGCGGGTGCAGCATCGCCTGGAGGAGTTCAACATACGGAGGGGCAGCCCAGGAGACGGCTTTTACATCAG AGCACTTTATGACCGGATGGCAGAGGTGGATGAGGACCTGAGTTTCAAGAAGGATGACATCCTGTACGTGGACGACACGCTACCAAACGGCAACTTTGGCTACTGGATGGCCTGGCAACTCGATGAGAATGCACAGAGACTAGCCAGAGGCCAAATCCCCAGCAAATACAT gttgGAGCAGGAGTTCCAACGTCGGCTGAGCGTTCCCGACGGGAAGGAGGAGGTGTGCTCCAGCCGGAGTCTGTCCGCGGCCGCGCGGCGTTCCTTCTTCCGCAGGAAGAACCGGCACAAACGTAGCACCTCCCGAGAGGGCAAGGAGGCGCCGGCCCCGGACGCCATCAGCACGGACTCCATCCCGTACATGGAGG actGCGTGAGCTTGGCCTACCAGCGAGTGCAGAAGGTGGAGTGCATCTCCCCCAGGCCTGTGCTCATGCTGGGCCCGCTGGTGGAGGCCACCAAAGACATGCTGGTCAAACAGGCAGACTGTAAGTTCTGCAGATGCCCGCTAG AGGTAATGAAGGCCTCCCAGCAGGCCATAGAGAGGGGCGTGAAGGACTGCCTGTTTATCGACTACAAGCGCAGGAGTGGCCATTTCGACGTGACCACTGTGGCCTCCATCAAGGAGGTGACGGAGAAGCAG GACTGCCACTGTCTGCTGGACATCGCCCCGCACGCCATCGAGCGCCTGCACAGCGTGCACATCTACCCCATCGTCATCTTCATCCGCTACAAAAACGCCAAGCAGATCAA GGAGCAAAAGGACCCTGTGTATCTGCGGGATAAAGTCTCTCAAAAACATTCCAAGGAACATTTTGAAGTTGCACAGAAGACAGAACAGGAGTACAGCAAATACTTCACAG GGGTGGTCCAGGCAGGGAGTCTGGCCTACATTTGCACTCAGATCGAGACCAtcgtggatcaggagcaaagcAAAGTCCTCTGGATTCCCGACTGA